The Streptomyces sp. TLI_105 DNA segment GTCACCGCCGTCCAGTGGGACGTCGTCAGCGGCGACGCCTTCGCGAAGGACGCGGACGCCGTCGCCGAACAGGTCCTCGACGGCGTGAAGCCCGGCTCGCTCGTCGTCATGCACTGCACGCGCAGCGCCGCCCCCGTGACCGAGCGGGCGATCCGCCGGATCGTCCCGGAGCTCCGCGCCCGCGGCTACCGCTTCGTCAAGGTCTCGGAACTCATGAGCCGCTGACCCGGCGCCTCACTCCAGACGCGCCGTCGCCCGGCACGCGAGCGCCGCCGTCGCCGCCGCCAGGAGCAGCGCGCCGCCGCAGGCGAGCCAGGGCGGGTCGACGGTCGCCGTGCGGGCCCCGGCGACCAGGACGGTCATCGCGGACTTCGCCGGGGACCCCGTGGTCACGAGCGCGAGGAGGGAGCCGAGGACGAGGGCGGCGAGGGACCAGCCCGGGGCCCGGAGGAAGGGGCGGGAGGCCAGCGCGCCGACGGCGGCGCCCGTCAGGGCACAGGCCAGGGCCGCCGGCAGCCCCGTGAGGACGGCGGCGAGCGGGGTGACCCCGCGCCGGTCGCCGACCGCCGTCACCGCGAGCACGGCGACCGTTCCGACGAGCACCGGCCAGGCGACCCCGGTGAGCAGCGCCGCGAGGTGCGCGCGGCCCCGGCCGGCGGCCGCCGCGACCACGCTCCGGGCGGCGGGCGGCTCCTGGGTGAGACAGATCCGCACGGTCCAGGCGGCCACCGGGAGCAGGGCGGCCGCGGTGAACCCGAGCGCCCCGAGCACCGGCTCGCCGGCCTGGACGCCGACGCCGATGAAGGCCGCGTAGAGGAGCAGCGGTGCCAGCCAGCGCTGGGACCGGAGCAGCAGACCCGACTGGTAGCGCAGGAGCGCCGTCATACCCGTACGCCTTCGGTGCCGAGGTGGTGGATGTGCCAGGACGCGGCGAGCAGTGCGCCGAGGAGGGCGTCGGAGTGCGCCGCGTCGACGGTGAGGACGAGGGTGTCGTCGTCGGTGCCGGGGGCGACCGCGGGGCCGCCGGGCAGGCGTCCGGGAAGCGGTCGCCCGCCGGAGGCGACGATACGGACGGAGGGCCGGGGGGCGGCGGGAGCGGACACCGACAGGGGCACGGCGGGAGCGGGCTCGGGCCTGCCCCTCGAAAGACCGGCCACCGTCGTCCCGGGCCCCGGCCGAGCCTCCCGGAGGCCCACGCCCGTCGCCGCGGGCTCGGGCCCGGCCGCCGGGACTCCGAGCCCCGGCCCCGCGAGCCCGGGAGGCGTCGTCCCCCGTACCCGGCCGCCCTCCACCCCGTACACCGCCGCCGCCTCCCCCTCCAGTCGGCGTGGGTCGTGGTCGACGAAGACGACCGCCGCGCCCGCCGCGAGACGCTCGCGGACGGCGGTGTCCAGCTCGGCGCGGGCACCGGTGTCGAGGCCGGTCCAGGCCTCGTCGAGGACGAGCAGGGCCGGGTCGGCGAGGAGGGCCTGGGCGACGGCGACCTTCTGGCTGGTGCCCTTGGAGAGCTTCGCGAGCCCGGTCCCGGCGTGCTCCTCGACCCCGAAGCGCTCCAGCCACTCCCCCGCCCGGGCCCGCGCCGCCGCCCGGCCGAGGCCGTGGACGCGGCCGAGGTGGACCAGGTAGTCGACGGCCGTGAACGGCAGGGCGACGGGGAAGCGCTCGGGGACGTACGCGGTGCGGGCCGGCCGGCCGGTGACGCGCCCCTCGGTGGGCGCGTCGATCCCGGCGATCAGCCGGAGCAGCGTGGACTTGCCGGTGCCGTTGGTGCCGACGACCCGGACGAGCGCGGCGGCGGGCAGGTCGAGCGAGACCTCCCGCAGCGCCCACGGCCCGCGGAGGCCGTGCCGCCGCCCGACGTGCTCCAGCCTCAATGCGAGGGGTTCTTCTGCGGGGTGAGCTCGCTCGGCCGGACGACGACGAAGCCCTGCCCCTCCAGCTTCAGCTGCACCGCCTCGCCCGAGCCGCCGCGGATCATCGAGCCGAGCGACTGCGAGCGGTGCAGGGAGGTGTGGAGCTGCTCGCTCCAGCCGACGACGGCGTCGGTGTCGACGTACACCGGGGCCTGCGGGGTGACGGGGATGACGATCGGGTTGCCCTCGCACATCAGGGCGATCTTGCCGTGGCCGGTGAAGACGGAGTTGAAGAGGCCGCCGCCGGTCATGCCGGCGCCCTTCACGGTCCTGATGTCGTAGTGGAGCGTGGAGTCGAAGCAGAGCACGTTGCGGCCGTTGACGGTGAAGGCCTCGCCCTGCTCGATCTCGACGATGAAGCAGTTCTGCGCCTCGTGCGCGAACCAGGCCTCGCCCTGGCCGCGTACGGCCATCAGCGGCAGGCCCTCGCCGGTGACGGCGCGCTTGAGGAGGCCGCCGATGCCCTGGCCCTTGCGCTCGAACTGGAGGTCGCCGCGGAAGGCGATCATCGAACCCTGGCGGGCGTGCATCTCGCCGTTCACGGTGTACTTGACCGATTTGGCGTTCTGCAGGGTCATCCCCGGGAAGGCCGCCGCCTCGGCGAGGTGCTCGCCGGCAAAAAGATCGCTCTTCATGAGGGGCATCCTGGCCCGGAAGCGATGATTCCCACAAGAATCGCTCCCGACCTCGATGGCAGACTTGCCGGGTGAGCAGCAACGAGACCGATCTCCGCGACGAGAAGCCCCAGTTCGTCCTCCCCCTGGTCGTCCGGATCGAGCGCGACGCGCCCCCGAGCCGCACCGACGCCCTGGAGACCGCGGCGCGGGCCGTCCTGGAGATCCTGACCGACGACCGTTCCCTCGGCGAGGGCGAGTGGGCACAGGCGATCACCGACTGGCAGGAC contains these protein-coding regions:
- a CDS encoding ABC transporter, giving the protein MTALLRYQSGLLLRSQRWLAPLLLYAAFIGVGVQAGEPVLGALGFTAAALLPVAAWTVRICLTQEPPAARSVVAAAAGRGRAHLAALLTGVAWPVLVGTVAVLAVTAVGDRRGVTPLAAVLTGLPAALACALTGAAVGALASRPFLRAPGWSLAALVLGSLLALVTTGSPAKSAMTVLVAGARTATVDPPWLACGGALLLAAATAALACRATARLE
- a CDS encoding ATP-binding cassette domain-containing protein produces the protein MRLEHVGRRHGLRGPWALREVSLDLPAAALVRVVGTNGTGKSTLLRLIAGIDAPTEGRVTGRPARTAYVPERFPVALPFTAVDYLVHLGRVHGLGRAAARARAGEWLERFGVEEHAGTGLAKLSKGTSQKVAVAQALLADPALLVLDEAWTGLDTGARAELDTAVRERLAAGAAVVFVDHDPRRLEGEAAAVYGVEGGRVRGTTPPGLAGPGLGVPAAGPEPAATGVGLREARPGPGTTVAGLSRGRPEPAPAVPLSVSAPAAPRPSVRIVASGGRPLPGRLPGGPAVAPGTDDDTLVLTVDAAHSDALLGALLAASWHIHHLGTEGVRV
- a CDS encoding AIM24 family protein, yielding MKSDLFAGEHLAEAAAFPGMTLQNAKSVKYTVNGEMHARQGSMIAFRGDLQFERKGQGIGGLLKRAVTGEGLPLMAVRGQGEAWFAHEAQNCFIVEIEQGEAFTVNGRNVLCFDSTLHYDIRTVKGAGMTGGGLFNSVFTGHGKIALMCEGNPIVIPVTPQAPVYVDTDAVVGWSEQLHTSLHRSQSLGSMIRGGSGEAVQLKLEGQGFVVVRPSELTPQKNPSH